The stretch of DNA ACAGCGAGGCGCCGACCAGCATCGCGAGCGCGACGCGCGGCACGCGGATGCGCCAGACGATGTCGGCCGTCGCGCCGCTCGCACCCGGGTCGAGCAGCGCGCCGAACACGTCGCGGGCCGCGAGGTCGCTCGGGCCGAGCGCGAGCCCGGCGAGCGCGGCCGCGACCGCGAGCGCGGCGAGCGCCCCGAGCGTCGCCGCGAAGCGCCCGGCCGTGAGTCGCTGCATGGCGCGCCGCGGCCCGCCTAGCGTCCGGGCTCGACGCTCGGCGCGAGGTCGCCGTCGAGCGTCGCCGCGATGGCGGCGTCGACCTCCGCGCCGTGGAGCGCGAGCGCGAGCTGGCGGAGCGCGACGTCGAGCGCGGGCCCGGGCAGCGTCAGCGTGCGCGCGTCGACCTGCAGCACGCGCTCGGTGCGCACCGCCGGGATCGCACTCCAGCGCTGCCAGAAGCGCGCGATCTCGGCGCGTTCGGCCTCGCTCCCCGCGCCCGCGGCGTGCTCGCTCGTGTCGAACACGACGTCGGGCGCCTGCGCGACCACCCACTCGAGCGACGCGCGCGGATAGCCCTCGCCGAGCGCGCGCCCCACGTTCTCGCAGCCCGCGCTCGCGAGCATCTCGTCGATGAAGTTGCCCGCGCCGACGACGAAGACCGGCTCGCGCTGCAGCGCCACCAGGCACCGCACCGGTGCGCGCGACGCCGTGACGCCGCGGACCGCCGCGCGTGTCGCCCGGATGCGCGCGACGCGCGCGCGCGCCTGCGCGGGCTCGCCGACGAGGTCGCCCAGGCGCGTGATGTTGGCGAGCACCTCGTCGAAGCGCAGGTTCGCGAACACGACGACGCGCACGCCGAGCGCCTCGAGACGACCGCGGAAGTCGCGCTGCTCGGCGCTCGGAACGAGCACGACCGCGTCGGGCCGCAGCGCGACGACGGCCTCGAGGCTCGGGTCGAAGAGCCCGCCGACGTCGGGCACGTCGTCGAGCTCGGGGTGTTGGCGGTGCGTGTACGTGTCGACGCCGACGAGCACGTCGCGCGCGCCGAGCGCGAGCACGATCTCGGAGAGCGAGGGATTGAGCGAGACGATGCGCGCGCGCGGCGCCCCCGCGCCGCCGGGCGCGGTCGCGACCGGCGACTCCGCCAGGGCGACGAGCGGCGCCACCGCGAACGCCACCGAGAACGCCGCCGCGAGCGCGCGGCACAGTGCGGTGCGCGCGCGACGTCCGGCGCGGTCGAGGGGCGGGAGACGACGCATGGAAGGTCGAGTCTAGGACGTTCGCCGCTTCGCCCGCCTCCGTCGCGGCGCGCGCGCTGGGGTGCCGGAGCCGGAGCTCCGGCACCCGCGATGCGCCGGTGCGCGCGCGCTAGCGCGCTCCCGCCGTCGACTTGCCCGAGACGCTCACGTACGGGCGGAGCCGAGCGAGCATCGCTTCGCCGATGCCCTTGACCTCGACGAGCTCGTCGACGCTCTTGAAGCCGCCTCGCTCCGTGCGCTCGGCGACGATCGCCGCCGCGCGCGACTCGCCGATGCCGGGCAGGAGCTGCAGCTCCTCGAGGCTCGCCGTGTTGACGTTCACGACGCCGGAGAGCGGCGCGGCCTTCGCCGCCGCCTCCTTCTCCGCCGCGAACGCAGGCGGTGCGAGCGCGCCGATCTGCGCGAGCAGGGCCAGCACGGGCAGCGCGCGGCGCAGGCGGAGCCGCACGCGGCGACCTCGCCGGCTCGAATGGTGGTTCATGTCCGATCACTCCGCGGGACCGCGGGGGTGAGGGGTCGGGCCGCGTCGCGCGCGCGCGGCGGCGACTAGCGATCGCGCGCGACCGCGAAGGCCGCGGCCGCCAGCATGGCCTGCTTCGGCGGGCCGTCCGCGTAGGGCGCGATCGCCGCCGTCGCGCGCGCGACGTGCTCCTCCGCGCGGCGGATCGTGTCCTCCACGCCGCGGTAGCGGTGCACGAGCTCGAGCACGCCGGCGAAGTCCTCGGCCGGGCGCTCGGCCTCGCCGAGCTGCAGCGCGTCGGCGGCGACGTCCTTGAGCAGCGCGGCCACCATCTCGCGCTCCGCCGTCGTGCAGCGCTTCAGCGTGAGGAGCAGCGGCAACGTCACCTTGCCCTCGCGCAGGTCGGTGTAGCGGTGCTTGCCGAGCGCGCGCTCGTCGGCCTCGTAGTCGAGCGCGTCGTCGCGGATCTGGAAGGCGAGGCCGAGCTCGCGCCCGTACTCGGCGAGGCGCCGCTGCTCGGCGCGCGTCACGCTCGCGACGACGGCACCGCACTCGCCCGCCGCCGACAGGAGCGTCGCGCTCTTGCGCTCGATCACCTTGTAGTAGTGCGACTCCGGCGCGTCGACGTCGAAGCTGCGCTCGAGCTGGAGCAGCTCGCCCTCGGACATCGCCTGGATGCACGAGGTGAAGATGCGGAGGATCTCCGCGCTCCCGTCCTCGACGATCATCGTCGACGCGCGCGCGTAGAGGAAGTCGCCCGCCAGGATCGAGCGCTTGTTGCCCCAGACGACGTGCGCGGCCGGCTTGCCGCGGCGCACGGTGGCGAGATCGACGACGTCGTCGTGCAGGAGCGTCGCGGTGTGGATCAGCTCGAGGGCCGCGGCGATCTGGATGCGGCGCGGCCCGGTGTAGCCGCACAGCTCGGCGGCCAGGCACAGGAGCGCGGGGCGAAGCCGCTTGCCACCCGAGTCGAACACGTGGTCGCCGATCGCGGCGATGAGCGGCGCTTCGGAGTCGAGCTGGCCGTGGAGCGCGCGCTCGACCTGCTCGAGGCTCTCGGCGACGCGCTCGAAGACGAGGGCGATCATGTCGACGGCGCGCTGTCCGGTGCTGCCGCCCGACGCGCGGGGCGACGGCGCGGGCGAAGACGTGGAGGGGGGCTGCATGGCCGGCCACGCTAGCGGGCGCGCCCGGGGTTGTCAAAGAGAAAACGCAACGAAATCAAACAGTTGACGGATGTTCACGCACCGGAGTGCACGCTGTGGCCGGCGGTTCTCCGACCGCGGCGAACTGTCGACCGCGCGCGCACGCGCGGTTGACGGTGCGCTAGCCTCGCCCGCCGCCGCGCCGCCGACGCGCGCGCGCAGCGCACAGAAGCGAGGAGCCGTCGCCATGTTCAGCACGTACTCGAAGCTCGCCGAGGCGGCGCTCCGCGGCGAGGCGCCGAGCGAGGCGCTCTGCGAGTGGATGCTCGTCGGCGACGACGTCGAGCTCCTTCCGCTGCTGCACGCCGCGTTCGAGCCCCGCCGCGCGCGCTTCGGGCGCAAGGTGATGGTGCACGTGCTGAACAACGTGCAGAACGGCCTGTGCCCCGAGGACTGCGGCTACTGCTCGCAGAACAAGGACTCGCAGGCTCCGATCCGCAAGTACGCGATGAAGAGCGAGGACGAGATCCTCGCCGAGGCGGAGGCCGCCGCGAAGGCGGGCGCCACGCGCTACTGCATGGTGATGTCGGGGCGCGGCCCGACGGTCGCGGGTGCGCGGCGGCTCGCCGACGTCGTGCGCAAGGTCAAGGAGCGCTACCCGATCGAGGTGTGCCTCTCGATCGGTCTGCTCGGCGAGGAGCACGCGCGCATCCTCGCCGACGCGGGGCTCGACCGCCTGAACCACAACCTCAACACGGCCGAGCGCCACTACGACGAGATCTGCTCGACGCACACCTACCGCGACCGCGTCGAGACGCTGCGCGCCGCGAAGAAGTGCGGCATCGAGCCGTGCAGCGGCCTGATCGTCGGCATGGGCGAGCGGCCGGTCGACCTGATCGAGGTCGCCTTCCGCCTGCGCGAGCTCGAGGTGCCGTCGATCCCCGTGAACTTCCTGATCCCGATCGAGGGCAACCAGGTCACGCGCGACGGCTCGCTCACGCCCGAGCACTGCCTGCGCACGCTCTGCCTGATGCGGCTCGTGAACCCGACGGCCGAGATCCGCGTCGCGGCCGGCCGCGAGGGCCACCTGCGCTCGCTGCAGGCGCTCGCGCTCTACCCGGCGAACTCGCTCTTCGTCGAGGGCTACCTCACGACGCGCGGCGACTCGGTGAACGAGACGTACCGCATGATCCGAGAGGCCGGCTTCGAGATCGACGGCAACCCGATGTACGCGAGCGGCGACGCGGACGCGGGCGAGTTCCGCATCCCCGGCGGCGGCGACCGGCTGCTGCGCGACGAGGTCGTGCGGCCGGACTGACGTCGCGACGCGCAGCCCGCGCGCGACGCGCGCGCAACGCGCGCCGGTCGATCGCGCGGCTCAAGGCGTCCGACGCGTGCGTCGAAGAGCCCCCGGTCAGGGGGCGCAATGGCAGTCGAGTCGCTCGATGAGGAGCTGCGCCTCCTCGACACCAAGCTGAAGCAGCTCAAGCTCGACTACGAGCAGTACTTCCTGGGCGCCCGCCCGCGCGAGCCCCAGCAGCTGCGGCGCGAGATCCAGAAGGCGATCGTCATCCACTCGCAGCAGCCCATCCGCAACACGGCGCTGCGCTTCCGCTTCAACGGCATCAACTCGCGCTTCCAGGCGTTCAAGCGTCAGTGGGACCAGACGCTGCGCGAGATCGACGCCGGCACCTACCAGCGCCACGTCTTCAAGGCCAACCTGCACGACCGCGCGCGCGGGATCGACGCGCCCGGCGCGGCGCGCCGCGGCGCGAGCGGAGGCGCGCCCGAGGACGCGAAGCCCGGCGGCGACCGCCTCTTCGACGCCTATCGCGAGGCGGCGCGCAGCTGCGGCCAGGACGTCTCCGCCCTCACGCCCGAGAAGCTGGAGCGCGTCGTGGAGCAGCAGCGCACGGCGCTGCAGAAGAAGCTCGGCTGCGACGACGTCGACTTCCGCGTCGTCGTCAAGGACGGCAAGGTCAAGCTCAAGGCCGCCGCGCGTCGTTAGTCCCGAGAGGGCGCGGCGCGCTCGGCCACGACCGAGCGCACGTCGACCACGTACATCTGTCGCTCGCCGCGCTCGTGCGTCGAATCGATGCACACGTAGTCGCCGCTGTGCCCCCATCGCGGATGCAGATCGCAGCGGAAGCCCGT from Myxococcota bacterium encodes:
- a CDS encoding helical backbone metal receptor — protein: MRRLPPLDRAGRRARTALCRALAAAFSVAFAVAPLVALAESPVATAPGGAGAPRARIVSLNPSLSEIVLALGARDVLVGVDTYTHRQHPELDDVPDVGGLFDPSLEAVVALRPDAVVLVPSAEQRDFRGRLEALGVRVVVFANLRFDEVLANITRLGDLVGEPAQARARVARIRATRAAVRGVTASRAPVRCLVALQREPVFVVGAGNFIDEMLASAGCENVGRALGEGYPRASLEWVVAQAPDVVFDTSEHAAGAGSEAERAEIARFWQRWSAIPAVRTERVLQVDARTLTLPGPALDVALRQLALALHGAEVDAAIAATLDGDLAPSVEPGR
- a CDS encoding ComEA family DNA-binding protein, whose translation is MNHHSSRRGRRVRLRLRRALPVLALLAQIGALAPPAFAAEKEAAAKAAPLSGVVNVNTASLEELQLLPGIGESRAAAIVAERTERGGFKSVDELVEVKGIGEAMLARLRPYVSVSGKSTAGAR
- a CDS encoding polyprenyl synthetase family protein, whose translation is MQPPSTSSPAPSPRASGGSTGQRAVDMIALVFERVAESLEQVERALHGQLDSEAPLIAAIGDHVFDSGGKRLRPALLCLAAELCGYTGPRRIQIAAALELIHTATLLHDDVVDLATVRRGKPAAHVVWGNKRSILAGDFLYARASTMIVEDGSAEILRIFTSCIQAMSEGELLQLERSFDVDAPESHYYKVIERKSATLLSAAGECGAVVASVTRAEQRRLAEYGRELGLAFQIRDDALDYEADERALGKHRYTDLREGKVTLPLLLTLKRCTTAEREMVAALLKDVAADALQLGEAERPAEDFAGVLELVHRYRGVEDTIRRAEEHVARATAAIAPYADGPPKQAMLAAAAFAVARDR
- the bioB gene encoding biotin synthase BioB; this encodes MFSTYSKLAEAALRGEAPSEALCEWMLVGDDVELLPLLHAAFEPRRARFGRKVMVHVLNNVQNGLCPEDCGYCSQNKDSQAPIRKYAMKSEDEILAEAEAAAKAGATRYCMVMSGRGPTVAGARRLADVVRKVKERYPIEVCLSIGLLGEEHARILADAGLDRLNHNLNTAERHYDEICSTHTYRDRVETLRAAKKCGIEPCSGLIVGMGERPVDLIEVAFRLRELEVPSIPVNFLIPIEGNQVTRDGSLTPEHCLRTLCLMRLVNPTAEIRVAAGREGHLRSLQALALYPANSLFVEGYLTTRGDSVNETYRMIREAGFEIDGNPMYASGDADAGEFRIPGGGDRLLRDEVVRPD
- a CDS encoding MXAN_5187 C-terminal domain-containing protein; this encodes MAVESLDEELRLLDTKLKQLKLDYEQYFLGARPREPQQLRREIQKAIVIHSQQPIRNTALRFRFNGINSRFQAFKRQWDQTLREIDAGTYQRHVFKANLHDRARGIDAPGAARRGASGGAPEDAKPGGDRLFDAYREAARSCGQDVSALTPEKLERVVEQQRTALQKKLGCDDVDFRVVVKDGKVKLKAAARR